The following proteins are encoded in a genomic region of Spirosoma sp. SC4-14:
- the rpsA gene encoding 30S ribosomal protein S1 yields the protein MSKTQQRELPAFDWDRADNKGFGSGYSDAERSRLQELYDNTLSEVKEKEVVMGTVVGITDREVLLNIGFKSDGLVPASEFRDMPDLKMGDEIEVYVENQEDPNGQLVLSRKKAKVITAWQKIQKALDEDLVIDGFVKRRTKGGLIVDIFGIEAFLPGSQIDVKPIRDFDIFVGKKMEVKVVKINYANDNVVVSHKVLIEKDLEAQRTQILNNLEKGQVLEGVIKNMTNFGVFIDLGGVDGLLHITDISWGRISHPSEVLHLDQKVNVVVLDFDEDKKRISLGMKQLQAHPWDALPEDIQVGSKVKGKIVNVADYGAFLEIMPGVEGLIHVSEMSWSQHLRNPQEFLKVGDEVEAVVLTLDRADRKMSLGIKQLTEDPWTRPELRAKYAVGTKHKGVVRNLTNFGLFLELEEGIDGLVHVSDLSWTKKVKHPSDFIKVGEELEVVVLELDIENRRLALGHKQLEENPWDTFETVFAVGTTHRCTIISKNDKMATLELPYGIEGFSSLKNLSKEDGTFAEVGETLDFKVTEFSKEEKRIMLSHTKTWQEKNEPAKEQKPKATSSKPASTSSQPERGATLGDLDALAALKEQMEGRN from the coding sequence ATGAGCAAAACGCAGCAACGCGAACTGCCGGCATTTGATTGGGACCGGGCAGACAACAAAGGATTCGGAAGTGGCTATTCGGATGCGGAGCGCAGCCGATTACAGGAACTCTACGACAACACCCTGTCGGAGGTTAAAGAGAAAGAAGTGGTGATGGGAACCGTGGTTGGGATTACAGACCGTGAGGTACTGCTCAACATCGGCTTCAAGTCGGACGGGTTGGTTCCAGCTTCCGAATTTCGGGATATGCCGGACCTGAAAATGGGTGATGAGATTGAAGTTTATGTAGAAAATCAGGAAGACCCAAATGGCCAGTTGGTACTGTCGCGCAAAAAAGCGAAAGTCATTACCGCATGGCAGAAAATTCAGAAAGCTCTGGACGAAGACCTCGTGATCGATGGCTTCGTGAAGCGCCGGACGAAGGGTGGTCTGATTGTGGATATTTTTGGTATCGAAGCGTTCTTACCAGGATCGCAAATCGACGTGAAGCCGATTCGTGATTTCGATATTTTTGTTGGTAAGAAAATGGAAGTTAAGGTCGTTAAGATCAACTATGCAAACGATAACGTGGTCGTTTCGCACAAAGTCCTGATCGAAAAAGACCTCGAAGCTCAACGCACACAAATCCTCAACAACCTCGAAAAAGGCCAGGTATTGGAAGGTGTGATCAAAAACATGACCAACTTCGGTGTATTCATCGATCTGGGTGGTGTCGATGGTCTGCTGCACATTACCGATATTTCGTGGGGGCGCATCAGTCATCCTTCAGAAGTACTGCACCTCGACCAGAAAGTCAATGTGGTGGTTCTGGATTTCGACGAAGACAAGAAGCGGATTTCGCTGGGTATGAAGCAACTTCAGGCTCACCCATGGGACGCACTGCCAGAAGATATTCAGGTTGGTTCGAAAGTGAAAGGCAAAATCGTGAACGTTGCCGACTACGGGGCGTTCCTCGAAATTATGCCGGGTGTAGAAGGCCTGATTCACGTATCAGAAATGTCGTGGTCGCAGCACCTTCGTAACCCACAGGAGTTCCTGAAAGTGGGCGACGAAGTGGAAGCTGTTGTGCTCACACTCGACCGTGCCGACCGGAAAATGTCGCTCGGTATCAAACAACTGACCGAAGACCCCTGGACCCGTCCAGAACTGCGTGCGAAATATGCCGTTGGTACCAAACACAAAGGCGTAGTTCGTAACCTGACCAACTTCGGTCTGTTCCTCGAACTGGAAGAAGGTATCGATGGTCTGGTACACGTATCGGATCTGTCGTGGACCAAGAAAGTGAAACATCCTTCCGACTTTATCAAAGTTGGTGAAGAACTAGAGGTTGTTGTTCTGGAACTCGACATCGAAAACCGTCGTTTGGCACTGGGCCATAAGCAACTGGAAGAGAACCCATGGGATACGTTCGAAACCGTATTCGCAGTGGGAACAACGCACCGTTGCACAATTATCAGCAAAAACGATAAGATGGCAACGCTTGAGCTGCCCTACGGTATCGAAGGGTTCTCGTCGCTGAAGAATCTCTCTAAGGAAGACGGTACGTTTGCTGAAGTTGGCGAAACCCTCGACTTTAAAGTAACCGAGTTCTCGAAAGAAGAGAAGCGCATTATGCTGTCGCACACGAAAACGTGGCAGGAGAAAAACGAACCAGCAAAAGAGCAAAAGCCTAAAGCTACTTCGTCGAAACCTGCTTCTACGTCGAGCCAGCCAGAGCGCGGTGCTACCCTGGGCGACCTCGATGCACTGGCCGCTTTGAAAGAGCAAATGGAAGGTCGTAACTAG
- a CDS encoding c-type cytochrome, translated as MLINSMNRSLKMSRLSRFCGAVALSLALFINGAQVKAQDSSAAATAATPASGGSGDAEKGKSLFTNNCAQCHSVTDEKVVGPGLKGIEQRAPSRDWLHKWIRNSSAVIASGDAYANQVFNANGKVQMSSFPNLSDADIDGILAYIDQASNPPVKAGPSTPGDQSVAPATAASSGPSELFTFVLVALLVVMLLVLGVLLVIVTILSKAVTPTTAEGAEAAGSFGQRLKTGLSNAFNNSTLRSIVIWLFILVVAKETIDGAYSIGIQQGYAPKQPIAYSHKLHAGQYKIDCNYCHTGAQKGKNATIPAANICMNCHGVIKKESPEIQKIYTAIEQNRPIEWIRVHNLPDLAYFNHAQHVNVGNVQCQTCHGEIEKMEVVEQRSSLTMGWCIDCHRRTEVNTKDNAYYDKLVALHNKESKEPLKVANIGGLECSKCHY; from the coding sequence ATGTTGATCAACTCAATGAATAGATCTCTAAAAATGAGTCGTTTGTCTAGGTTTTGCGGAGCAGTTGCTCTGTCTCTGGCCCTGTTTATTAATGGGGCGCAGGTAAAGGCGCAGGACTCATCTGCGGCTGCAACAGCAGCTACACCAGCGTCAGGGGGTAGTGGTGATGCCGAAAAAGGAAAAAGTCTGTTTACCAACAACTGCGCACAATGTCATTCGGTAACGGACGAAAAAGTAGTTGGTCCCGGCCTGAAAGGGATCGAACAGCGTGCTCCAAGCCGTGATTGGCTCCACAAATGGATTCGCAACTCATCGGCCGTTATTGCTTCCGGTGATGCGTATGCCAACCAGGTTTTCAACGCCAACGGTAAAGTTCAGATGTCGAGTTTCCCGAATCTATCAGATGCTGACATCGATGGCATTCTGGCCTACATCGACCAGGCTAGCAACCCGCCTGTTAAGGCAGGGCCAAGCACTCCGGGAGATCAATCGGTTGCACCTGCTACGGCTGCATCGAGCGGGCCATCGGAACTCTTCACCTTTGTGCTGGTTGCCTTGCTGGTTGTTATGCTTCTGGTATTAGGCGTACTGCTGGTAATTGTAACAATCCTGTCTAAAGCCGTAACACCCACTACGGCTGAAGGTGCTGAAGCTGCCGGTTCGTTTGGCCAACGTCTGAAAACAGGCCTGTCGAATGCGTTTAACAACTCGACACTCCGCTCAATTGTTATTTGGTTATTTATTCTGGTAGTTGCTAAGGAAACGATTGATGGTGCCTACAGCATTGGTATCCAGCAGGGTTACGCTCCTAAACAGCCCATAGCCTACTCGCATAAACTTCATGCCGGTCAGTATAAAATTGATTGTAACTATTGCCATACTGGTGCTCAGAAAGGTAAGAATGCAACAATTCCAGCTGCTAATATTTGTATGAATTGCCACGGTGTTATTAAGAAAGAATCGCCGGAAATTCAGAAAATATACACTGCTATTGAACAGAACCGCCCTATTGAGTGGATTCGTGTTCATAATCTTCCAGACCTGGCTTACTTTAACCATGCGCAACACGTAAATGTAGGTAACGTACAATGCCAGACCTGCCACGGTGAGATCGAAAAAATGGAAGTTGTAGAGCAACGTTCGTCACTAACGATGGGCTGGTGTATTGATTGCCACCGCAGAACAGAAGTCAATACGAAAGACAACGCTTACTACGACAAGCTAGTGGCTTTGCACAATAAAGAAAGTAAGGAACCGCTTAAAGTGGCTAACATCGGCGGTCTTGAGTGTTCTAAATGTCACTATTAA
- a CDS encoding TAT-variant-translocated molybdopterin oxidoreductase: MEENTTKRYWKGVEELRNDPAFVKNANSEFADPDLNGSSNDLDGLLGGSNTQRRDFLKVMGFGMAAVTLAACETPVHKAIPYINKPDFTFPSISDYYASTYTDGGDYAAILVETREGRPIKIEGNPLSSVSKGGTTARVQASVLSLYDNDKLKGPKRGEADIDWATADREIINQLSAVASRGGAIRIVTSTILSPATKAVVADFIAKYPTATHVMYDTNSAYGIVQANQSSFGKAVIPSYDFSKAQTIVSVGADFLGTWISPLEFARPYAQGRKIGAVGAGKKTMSRHYQFETGLSMTGANADYRSAIKPSQEGLVVAALYNKVAAKLGGTAISTASVDVPYLDKAANDLASSRGKALVVSGSNDPNVQVVVNALNNLLGSYGTTIDINSPVNYRQGNDQQMNAFINDAKAGRVGAVLFFGANPVYDHPRGAELAEALPKISLSVSFADRADETASLVKYITPAPHFLECWSDAEPKQGYYSLTQPAITNIYKTRQFQSSLLTWAGKPSDFQVYLKNFWRANRYPQASGAGSFETFWVKCLHDGVFEPNKGAAVAGSASFAGNLAQAATSIAQVYKPSSGIELALYEKVGMGSGSMANNPWLQEMPDPVTKACWDNYAAISQKTASELGLSQNDLVKVTVNAKSVEVPVMIQPGQADKTVSIAVGYGREKAGKAADGVGKNVFPFAVIVNGAVTYSVFNIQIEKAGGSREIAQTQTHDTVMGRQAVLQEARLADYQKNPKAGRYEPEVVTSKGPKTPTDISLWNGYGKPNHSWGMVIDLNSCIGCGACVIGCQAENNIAVVGRQEVINRREMHWIRIDRYYSSDAEPENLKELEVASANPEVTFQPMLCQHCSNAPCETVCPVLATTHSTEGLNQMTYNRCVGTRYCANNCPYKVRRFNWFKYFDNDNFDYNFNNDLGKMVINPDVTVRSRGVIEKCSFCVQRIQEGKLTAKKERRRPYPDEIQTACAQACPTDAIIFGDMNNPESTISKTLEVELQGRAFHVLEEINVRPQISYLTKIRNKDEEPKQEGRQETKA; encoded by the coding sequence ATGGAAGAAAATACGACCAAACGGTATTGGAAAGGGGTTGAAGAGTTACGCAACGATCCAGCGTTCGTAAAGAATGCGAACAGCGAGTTTGCGGATCCTGACCTAAACGGCTCGTCGAATGACCTTGATGGTCTGCTCGGTGGCTCGAACACCCAACGCCGTGATTTCCTGAAAGTAATGGGCTTTGGTATGGCAGCTGTAACACTGGCTGCCTGCGAAACACCAGTTCACAAAGCCATTCCGTATATTAATAAACCGGATTTCACATTCCCTTCTATTTCAGACTACTACGCATCAACATATACAGATGGTGGCGATTATGCCGCAATTCTTGTTGAAACCCGCGAAGGACGTCCGATTAAAATTGAAGGCAATCCATTGTCTAGTGTATCGAAAGGTGGTACAACCGCTCGCGTTCAGGCGTCGGTTTTGTCGCTTTATGATAACGATAAATTGAAAGGCCCTAAACGGGGTGAAGCAGATATCGACTGGGCAACCGCCGATCGTGAAATCATCAACCAACTGAGTGCAGTGGCATCGCGGGGCGGGGCTATTCGGATCGTAACCTCCACGATTTTAAGCCCTGCTACAAAAGCTGTTGTGGCTGATTTTATTGCCAAATACCCAACAGCTACCCATGTTATGTATGATACCAATTCAGCATATGGTATCGTACAGGCCAACCAGTCGTCGTTTGGTAAAGCAGTTATTCCATCCTACGACTTCAGCAAAGCGCAAACAATTGTTAGCGTTGGTGCTGATTTTCTGGGTACCTGGATTTCTCCGCTCGAATTTGCCCGTCCGTATGCACAAGGTCGTAAGATAGGTGCAGTAGGTGCTGGCAAAAAGACCATGTCTCGTCACTACCAGTTCGAAACGGGCTTGTCGATGACGGGTGCCAATGCCGATTACCGTTCAGCTATCAAACCCTCGCAGGAAGGTCTGGTCGTTGCAGCTCTCTATAATAAGGTTGCTGCCAAGTTAGGCGGAACGGCCATAAGCACGGCATCGGTTGATGTTCCTTATCTGGACAAAGCGGCCAATGATCTGGCCAGCTCACGTGGCAAAGCACTGGTTGTGTCGGGTTCAAACGATCCTAATGTACAGGTTGTCGTAAATGCACTGAACAATCTGCTTGGTAGCTACGGAACTACTATCGACATCAACTCTCCTGTTAATTACCGACAGGGTAACGATCAACAGATGAATGCGTTTATCAACGACGCAAAAGCTGGTCGGGTTGGTGCTGTGTTGTTTTTTGGTGCTAACCCAGTTTATGATCATCCGCGTGGTGCAGAACTGGCCGAAGCGCTGCCAAAAATTAGTTTATCGGTTTCATTTGCCGATCGGGCCGATGAAACAGCTTCACTAGTAAAATATATTACACCTGCTCCACACTTCCTCGAGTGCTGGAGCGATGCTGAGCCAAAGCAGGGATACTACAGTCTCACGCAGCCAGCAATCACCAATATTTATAAGACTCGTCAGTTTCAGTCTAGCCTCTTAACCTGGGCTGGCAAACCATCTGACTTCCAGGTTTATCTGAAAAATTTCTGGCGTGCAAACCGTTACCCGCAAGCTTCGGGTGCCGGATCGTTTGAAACGTTCTGGGTAAAATGCCTGCACGATGGTGTATTTGAACCAAACAAAGGGGCTGCTGTCGCTGGAAGTGCTTCATTTGCCGGCAACCTGGCTCAGGCTGCAACGAGTATCGCTCAGGTTTATAAGCCTTCTTCGGGAATCGAATTAGCATTATACGAAAAAGTTGGGATGGGCTCTGGTTCAATGGCCAATAACCCCTGGCTTCAGGAAATGCCTGACCCCGTTACGAAAGCTTGCTGGGACAACTACGCTGCTATTTCTCAGAAAACCGCGAGTGAGCTAGGCCTTTCTCAGAATGATCTGGTAAAGGTTACCGTAAATGCCAAGTCGGTCGAAGTGCCAGTTATGATCCAACCAGGTCAGGCCGATAAAACGGTTTCAATTGCTGTTGGCTATGGCCGCGAAAAAGCTGGTAAAGCTGCCGATGGTGTAGGGAAAAATGTATTTCCTTTTGCCGTAATTGTAAATGGAGCTGTGACCTACAGCGTGTTTAACATTCAGATCGAAAAGGCTGGCGGTTCACGTGAGATTGCACAGACTCAAACTCACGATACTGTAATGGGTCGTCAGGCTGTTTTGCAGGAAGCTCGCTTGGCCGACTACCAGAAGAATCCGAAAGCCGGTCGTTACGAGCCGGAAGTTGTGACTTCAAAAGGTCCTAAAACGCCGACGGATATTTCGCTCTGGAATGGTTATGGTAAGCCAAACCACTCGTGGGGAATGGTTATCGACCTGAACTCCTGTATTGGTTGCGGAGCCTGCGTAATTGGCTGCCAGGCTGAAAACAACATCGCCGTAGTAGGCCGTCAGGAAGTTATCAACCGTCGCGAAATGCACTGGATTCGGATTGATCGGTACTACAGTAGCGACGCCGAGCCAGAAAACCTGAAAGAACTGGAAGTAGCATCGGCTAACCCCGAGGTAACGTTCCAGCCAATGCTTTGTCAACATTGCAGCAATGCTCCCTGCGAAACGGTTTGCCCGGTTCTTGCCACAACACACAGTACCGAAGGGCTGAACCAGATGACCTATAACCGGTGTGTGGGTACACGTTACTGCGCAAACAACTGTCCTTATAAAGTACGTCGCTTTAACTGGTTTAAATACTTCGATAACGATAACTTCGATTACAACTTTAATAACGACCTGGGCAAAATGGTCATTAATCCAGACGTAACGGTTCGTTCGCGTGGGGTAATCGAAAAATGTTCGTTCTGCGTACAACGCATTCAGGAAGGTAAACTGACTGCCAAGAAAGAACGCCGTCGGCCATATCCCGACGAAATTCAGACGGCATGTGCTCAGGCTTGCCCAACAGATGCGATTATTTTCGGAGATATGAACAATCCGGAAAGTACGATCTCGAAAACACTGGAAGTCGAATTGCAAGGTCGTGCTTTCCACGTACTCGAAGAGATTAACGTCAGACCACAAATTTCGTATCTGACCAAGATTCGGAATAAGGACGAAGAACCTAAACAAGAAGGTCGTCAGGAAACAAAGGCATAA
- the nrfD gene encoding NrfD/PsrC family molybdoenzyme membrane anchor subunit has product MSHVTSAVRTPLVTGGKTYADVTEDISRQVEGRPTREWTIAFTISVIVLLYGTACVFWTWWEGLGVWGLNKTVGWAWDITNFVWWVGIGHAGTLISAILLLFRQKWRTAVNRAAEAMTIFAVICAASFILMHMGRPWLAYWALPLPNTFGSLWVNFKSPLVWDVFAISTYFTVSLVFWYMGLLPDLATIRDRARSKVSRYIYGAFSLGWNGSAKTWARYEYMSLILAGLSTPLVLSVHTIVSMDFATSVIPGWHTTIFPPYFVAGAIFSGFAMVQNLMLIIRVVFKLEDYITLEHIESMNKVITLTGSIVGIAYLTEFFIAWYSGVEFEAYAFINRATGPYWWAYWAMMTCNVISPQLFWSRTIRRSIVWTFTLSVVVNIGMWFERFVIIVTSLHRDYLPSSWAMFHPTLFDISDYIFSFGLFFTLFLLFSKFLPVVNMAEVKTVIKSSSEKLPVSVSGVAKGERVANPTFNKDVE; this is encoded by the coding sequence ATGTCGCATGTAACATCAGCCGTAAGAACTCCCCTGGTCACTGGTGGTAAGACCTACGCCGACGTGACGGAGGATATCAGCAGACAGGTTGAGGGACGGCCCACACGCGAGTGGACGATTGCCTTTACCATCTCGGTGATTGTACTACTCTACGGAACCGCCTGCGTATTCTGGACCTGGTGGGAGGGCCTTGGTGTATGGGGCTTAAATAAAACTGTTGGCTGGGCCTGGGATATCACCAACTTCGTATGGTGGGTTGGTATCGGTCACGCCGGAACCCTGATTTCGGCCATTCTGCTGCTGTTCCGTCAGAAATGGCGGACTGCTGTGAACCGTGCTGCAGAGGCAATGACGATTTTTGCCGTTATCTGTGCGGCTTCGTTCATTTTGATGCACATGGGGCGCCCCTGGTTGGCCTACTGGGCCTTGCCATTGCCAAATACATTTGGCTCTTTGTGGGTAAACTTTAAGTCGCCACTAGTATGGGACGTATTTGCCATCAGCACATACTTTACTGTATCGCTGGTATTCTGGTACATGGGGCTATTGCCTGATTTGGCTACCATTCGCGACCGGGCACGCAGCAAAGTATCTCGTTACATCTACGGTGCTTTTTCTCTGGGCTGGAACGGATCGGCTAAAACCTGGGCTCGTTATGAATATATGAGCTTAATTCTGGCTGGACTTTCAACTCCTCTGGTATTATCAGTACATACCATCGTAAGTATGGACTTTGCTACGTCGGTAATTCCGGGGTGGCATACCACTATTTTCCCTCCATACTTCGTTGCCGGTGCTATCTTCTCTGGGTTTGCGATGGTGCAGAACCTGATGCTGATTATCCGGGTGGTGTTTAAGCTGGAAGATTATATTACGCTTGAGCACATCGAGTCGATGAACAAGGTTATTACGCTGACCGGTTCAATTGTTGGTATTGCTTATCTAACGGAGTTCTTTATTGCCTGGTACTCGGGCGTTGAGTTCGAAGCATATGCCTTCATTAACCGGGCTACCGGTCCTTACTGGTGGGCCTACTGGGCAATGATGACCTGTAACGTAATTTCTCCTCAGCTTTTCTGGTCGCGTACAATCCGGAGAAGCATTGTCTGGACCTTTACTTTGTCAGTGGTAGTAAACATTGGTATGTGGTTTGAGCGTTTCGTAATCATTGTGACTTCGTTGCACCGTGATTATCTGCCATCGAGCTGGGCCATGTTCCATCCAACACTGTTCGATATTAGCGACTATATTTTCTCATTTGGTTTGTTTTTCACATTATTCCTGCTGTTCTCTAAGTTCCTGCCGGTTGTGAATATGGCCGAAGTGAAAACAGTCATTAAGTCGTCGTCTGAGAAATTGCCCGTTTCTGTATCGGGTGTTGCTAAAGGCGAACGTGTTGCCAATCCAACGTTTAATAAAGACGTAGAGTAA
- a CDS encoding DUF3341 domain-containing protein, translating into MSDVNGNGKFLVGIYDDDDVVLNAVKDVKKAGVRIHEVYSPFPIHGLDVALGHPRTKLGIAAFLFGLSGTTTALLLTAYTESFDWPMIVGGKDSYSPIIYVPIIFELTVLFCALGMVATFLVSNGLGPTVKPLMYDLRTTDNKFAMAIDLSKNNIGEGDIEQILRKSGAAEVNIKQF; encoded by the coding sequence ATGTCAGACGTAAATGGTAACGGTAAATTCTTAGTAGGCATCTACGATGATGATGATGTCGTACTGAACGCCGTTAAAGATGTTAAAAAAGCTGGTGTACGTATTCATGAAGTGTATTCGCCGTTTCCTATTCACGGATTAGACGTTGCACTGGGGCATCCACGTACCAAGCTTGGTATTGCCGCCTTTTTATTCGGCTTATCAGGGACTACTACTGCACTCTTACTAACGGCTTATACCGAAAGTTTCGATTGGCCAATGATTGTTGGTGGTAAAGATTCCTATTCGCCAATTATTTATGTACCTATCATTTTCGAATTGACGGTACTTTTCTGTGCTTTAGGCATGGTAGCTACCTTTTTGGTATCGAATGGCCTGGGCCCAACAGTAAAACCCTTAATGTATGACCTGAGAACTACCGATAATAAATTTGCTATGGCAATTGACCTGAGCAAAAACAATATCGGCGAAGGTGATATAGAGCAGATCCTGAGAAAATCGGGAGCTGCCGAAGTAAATATTAAGCAGTTCTAA
- a CDS encoding cytochrome c produces the protein MITKHTSATALAIVGLLFAGTSCKRGHDNPGLEFAPNMYDAVGYEPYRQIRPNPINVKESGLNMRLPAQGTVSRPNYRTTFGSGETAKTDLMMYNIPADSIGIAERTLTNPIPETEKSLDEGKLLYTRYCSHCHGATGKGDGPVGQQYKGVPNYSTDAYKTMNDGHIFHVITHGKGRMWPHGSQVTPDDRWKIVQYVHKLQQG, from the coding sequence ATGATAACTAAACATACAAGCGCAACTGCACTAGCTATCGTTGGACTGCTGTTTGCAGGAACATCCTGTAAGCGTGGCCATGATAATCCCGGTCTCGAATTTGCTCCTAATATGTATGATGCGGTTGGATACGAGCCTTATCGCCAGATTCGTCCAAACCCTATCAACGTAAAAGAAAGTGGCCTCAATATGCGGCTGCCTGCTCAGGGAACGGTTTCTCGCCCTAATTATCGGACCACATTTGGTAGTGGAGAAACGGCAAAGACCGACCTGATGATGTATAACATCCCGGCAGACAGCATCGGAATTGCGGAACGAACTCTAACGAATCCAATTCCGGAAACGGAAAAATCACTGGACGAAGGAAAGCTTCTTTATACGCGCTACTGCTCACACTGTCATGGTGCAACTGGTAAAGGCGATGGCCCTGTTGGGCAACAGTATAAAGGTGTTCCGAACTATTCGACTGATGCCTATAAGACCATGAACGATGGCCATATTTTTCACGTGATCACACATGGAAAAGGCCGGATGTGGCCACACGGTTCTCAGGTCACACCAGATGATCGCTGGAAGATTGTGCAATACGTACATAAATTACAACAAGGATAA
- a CDS encoding quinol:cytochrome C oxidoreductase, with translation MASAHAIPSLDEEFEFTAESKRRLIIGFGLGVALVAIGAYLLSSGAGSHEAHGAAHAAGAHEGHEAGHHAYKWTNRLWANVWLNAVYFTGASVIGMFFMSYNYLAQAGWSSAFKRIPEAMPAYLPYMAVAILGVFFIAGHDLFHWTNPALYDKSSPEFDPIINGKHGFLNTPFYLGRVIAYFALWYFLWRVLRNNSLQEDLYGGTEYYNNSIKWGTAFLVVFGVTSSTSAWDFVMSIDTHWFSTMFGWYTLASWHVTGLAIITLTVVTLKERGYLKIVNESHLHDLGKFMFAFSIFWTYVWFAQFMLIYYANLPEEAIYYRERFSGYGGIYKAPFFVNIFLNFVFPFLVLMTRDANRTYIFLKLAAWGIIIGHYFDFYTNIMPGTVGEHGGFGPMEFGMILIFACGFIWSLSSQLTKANLIPKNHPMLEEAIHHDI, from the coding sequence ATGGCATCGGCTCACGCAATACCGTCGTTAGACGAAGAATTTGAATTTACTGCGGAATCCAAGCGTCGACTGATTATCGGCTTCGGACTCGGGGTCGCGTTGGTAGCAATCGGCGCGTACTTACTGTCTTCAGGTGCCGGATCGCATGAAGCACATGGAGCAGCCCATGCGGCTGGTGCTCATGAAGGCCATGAGGCCGGTCATCATGCTTATAAGTGGACTAACCGCCTATGGGCCAATGTTTGGCTGAATGCAGTGTATTTTACTGGAGCATCAGTAATTGGCATGTTTTTCATGTCGTATAATTACCTGGCTCAGGCTGGCTGGTCGTCGGCTTTCAAACGTATCCCCGAAGCAATGCCCGCTTACCTGCCCTATATGGCAGTTGCAATTTTAGGCGTCTTCTTCATTGCTGGGCATGATTTATTTCACTGGACTAATCCAGCTCTCTATGACAAGAGCAGTCCTGAATTTGATCCGATTATCAACGGTAAACATGGATTCTTGAATACACCGTTTTATCTGGGTCGTGTAATTGCCTATTTTGCCTTATGGTATTTCCTGTGGCGTGTGCTTAGAAATAATTCTCTACAGGAAGATCTCTATGGGGGTACTGAATACTACAATAATAGCATTAAGTGGGGAACTGCATTCCTGGTCGTTTTTGGTGTAACCTCGTCGACTTCGGCATGGGATTTTGTGATGTCAATTGATACTCACTGGTTCAGCACCATGTTCGGTTGGTATACACTAGCAAGCTGGCACGTTACGGGTCTGGCCATTATTACGTTAACGGTAGTAACCCTGAAAGAACGTGGTTATCTGAAAATCGTTAATGAGAGTCACCTGCATGATTTAGGTAAGTTTATGTTTGCTTTCAGTATTTTCTGGACTTACGTCTGGTTTGCCCAGTTTATGCTGATCTACTACGCTAACTTACCCGAAGAAGCGATTTATTACCGTGAGCGTTTTAGCGGTTATGGTGGTATTTATAAGGCTCCATTTTTTGTAAATATCTTCCTAAACTTTGTTTTTCCATTCCTTGTTCTGATGACAAGAGATGCTAACCGGACGTATATTTTCCTGAAACTGGCTGCCTGGGGAATTATTATTGGCCATTACTTCGACTTTTATACGAATATTATGCCTGGAACTGTGGGCGAACATGGAGGATTTGGGCCGATGGAATTCGGTATGATTCTGATTTTTGCCTGTGGCTTTATATGGTCGCTATCTTCTCAGCTAACAAAAGCTAACCTGATTCCAAAGAATCATCCAATGCTGGAGGAAGCAATACACCATGACATTTAA